The DNA window CGTGCCGGCCGACGCCCCCTGGCACAACGGGCTCAACGGCCCCTTCATCCTGGCCCGGCTCGGCAGCGGCGCGGAGCTGGCCCACCTCGACAACCAGCTCCGGGGCCAGACCGTCGACAGTCCGAGCGACGTTGCCGCCCTGGAGCGGCGCTGGGAGACTGTGACGGGTGAGGCGCTGCCACGCCGGCAGTCCGCCCGACTCATCGAGGAAGTGGCGCAGACATGGACCTGACCCGAGCCACCTGGCGCAAGGCGTCCCGCAGCAACAGCAACGGCGGCGCCTGCGTCGAGGTCGCCGACAACCTGCCCGGCGTCGTCGCCGTCCGCGACAGCAAGGACCCGACCGGGCCGGCGCTCACCTTCACCCCCGCGAGCTGGCGCGCCTTCGTCGCCGACACCCGCGCCCGCTGACGCCGCCGTCCGAGGCGAGCCGGCCGAACTCGTCCCCACCGACCAACTGACAGCCCCGCCGCGCCGACACCACCGTCCGGGCGGCGCGGCGGGGCCGGGACAATGGCCGCGTGGATCTCGACCAGCTCGCCGCGCTGCGTACCCCCGAGGGGTCGGCCGCGCTCGCGGCGGCCACCGAGGTGGCCGGCGGCGATCCGCTGGCGGCGGCGGCCGCGCTCCGCTCCGCCGGGGTGCCCGCCGGGCTGGCCGCCGCCGCGCTGACCCAGGCCGAGCTGCGCCGCCGCGCGGCGGCCAAGTTCGGCCCGACCGCCGCCGGCATGTTCCTCACCCGGGCGGGGCTGGAGCAGGCCACCCGGGGGGTGGTGTCGGCCCGGCGGGCGCGGCGGCTGCGCGCCGCCGGGGTGCGCACCCTCGCCGACCTGGGCTGCGGCCTCGGCGCGGACGCGCTCGCCGCCGCCCGCGCCGGCATCCGCGTGTACGGGGTGGAGGCCGACCCGCTCACCGCCGCGATGGCCGCCGCGAACGCCGAGGCCGCCGGGCTGGCCGAACTGTTCACCGTGGAGTGCGGCGACGCCACGGAGTTCGACGTGTCCCGGGTCGACGCCGTCTTCTGCGACCCGGCCCGCCGCCGGGCCGGCACCGGCCGGCGGATCTTCGACCCGAACGCCTACTCGCCGCCGTGGGACTTCGTCGTCGGGCTGGCCGAGCGGGTGCCGCACACGGTGGTGAAGGTCGCCCCCGGCCTGGACCACGCGCTCATCCCGGCCGGCGCGGAGGCCGAGTGGGTGAGTGTGGACGGCGACCTGGTCGAGGCCGCACTCTGGTGCGGCCGGCTCGCCGAGGTCCCCCGCCGCGCGACGCTGCTGCACGGCGACGCCGCACACGTGTTGACCGGTGGTGGCGCGGCGGAGGCGCCGGTCGGCCCGGTACGGCGGTACGTGTACGACCCCGACGCGGCCGTGGTCCGCGCCCACCTGGTCGCCGAGCTGGCCGCCGCCCTCGGCGCGACACTGGCCGACCCGACCATCGCCTACCTGTACGCCGACGCCCCGGCCGCGACGCCGTTCGCCCGCTGCCTGGAGATCACCGACGTGCTGCCGTTCTCGCTGAAGCGACTGCGGGCCCTGCTGCGCGAGCGGCGGGTGGGCCGGGTCGAGATCCGCAAGCGCGGCTCGGCGCTGGAGCCGGAGCGGCTGCGGCGGGACCTGCGGCTGGCCGGCCCGGAGCCGGCGAGCCTGGTGCTGACCCGGGTCGCCGACGCGCCCACCGTGCTGGTCTGCCGCCCGGTGTGAAAGTCCGTTAGCTTGTCGGCATGGCGGGACAGGGCACTCCGGCGACGGCGCTGCTGACGAGGCGCAAGATCGCGCACAGCACCCACCCGTACGACGTCTCGCCGGACGCCCCGAACTACGGCGCGCTCGTCGCGGCGGCCCTGGGGGTGCCCCCGGAGCGGGTGTTCAAGTCCCTGGTCACCGAGGTCGACGGGGCGCTCGCCGTGGCGGTGGTGCCGGTGACCGGCGAGCTGGACCTCAAGGCCATGGCCGCCGCGCTGGGCGGCAAGCGGGCGACGATGGCCGACCGGGCCGTCGCCGAGCGGGCCACCGGATACGTCCGCGGCGGGATCAGCCCGCTCGGCCAGCGCAAGCGCCTGCCCACGGTGCTCGACTCCTCCGCGCTGGCCCACGACACGATCTACGTCTCCGCCGGCCGCCGGGGCCTCCAGCTCCAGCTCTCCCCCGCCGACCTGGTCGCCCTCACCGACGCGGCGACCGCCCTGCTGGCCGCCCGCTGAGCGCCGGCGCCCGCGCACCCTCGCCAGTTCCGTCCCCCTCGAAAGGAACCGTGCACATGCGCAGAGGGATCCTCACCGTCGCCGCGGCCGGCCTGCTGACCGCCGGCAGCTTGACCGCCTGCGGCGGGGACTCCGGCGGCGCCGCGGCCGGCCGGCCGAAGCCGAAGATCGGCGTCATCCTGCCGGACAGCGGCTCGTCGAACCGGTGGGAGACGGCGGACCGCAGGTACCTGGCGGCCGCGTTCAATGCCGCCGGGGTGGACTACGACATCCAGAACGCCCAGAACGACAAGGCGCGGTTCGTCACCATCGCGGAGCAGATGATCACCAACGGCGTGACGGCGCTGATGATCACCAACCTCGACTCGGGCACCGGCAAGACCGTGCTGGACAAGGCCACCCAGAAGGGCGTCGCGACGATCGACTACGACCGGCCCACCCTCGGCGGCTCGGCCCAGTACTACGTCAGCTTCGACAACGTCGCCGTCGGCCGGCTCCAGGGGGAGGGCCTGGTCAGGTGCCTGACCGACAAGGGCGTACGGAATCCGGTGGTCGCCGCGTTGAACGGCGCGCCGACCGACAACAACGCCGCCCAGCTCAAGGAGGGCTACGACTCGGTCCTCGGCCCGAAGTACGCCGCCGGGGGCTACGTCAAGGGCCCCGACCAGCCCGTGCCGGAATGGAACAACACCGTCGGCGGCACCATCTTCGAGCAGATGCTGACCCAGACCGGCGGCCGGATCGACGGCGTCCTCGCGGCCAACGACGGGCTGGCCAACGCGGTCATCTCGGTGCTGGCGAAGAACAAGCTCAACGGCAGGATCCCGGTGACCGGGCAGGACGCCGACGCGCAGGCGCTGCAACACATCCTCTCCGGCGACCAGTGCATGACCGTGTACAAGCCCATCAGGCAGCAGGCGGAGGCCGCCGCCGCGCTGGCGATCGCGCTGGCCAGGGGCGAACGGAAGAAGGTCGACCAGGTCTTCCGGGATCCCGAGGGCAACCGCGACGTGCCGGCGGTGCTGCTGGCCGCGCACCCGATCACCAGGGAGGCGGTGAAGAACGTGATCGCGGACGGCTACGTCAGCAAGGACGCCGTCTGCGCCGGGAGGTACGCGGCGCTCTGCGACTCGGCCGGCGTGAGCTGAGCCGCCGACCCGGACGCTCGCGGCCGCCGACCCGGACGCTCACGGCCGCCGACCCGGACGCTCACGGCCGCCGACCCGGACGCTCACGGCCGCCGACCCGGACGCTCACGCGAAGGAGAACCCTTGTCCGAGACCCCCCTGCTGGAACTGCGCGGAGTCGACAAGAGCTTCGGCCCCGTGCAGGTGCTTCGCGACGTCGCCTTCTCCGTCCACCCGGGCCAGGTGACCGCGCTCGTCGGCGACAACGGCGCCGGGAAGTCGACGCTGGTCAAGTGCATCAGCGGCATCCACGCCACCGACGCCGGCGAGTTCTTCTTCGAGGGGCGGCCGGTGACCGTCAACGGCCCCCGGGACGCCGCCGGCCTGGGCATCGAGGTGGTGTACCAGGATCTCGCCCTCTGCGACAATCTCGACATCGTGCAGAACATGTTCCTCGGCCGGGAGCGGCGCCGTTCGGGCCTGGTGCTCGACGAGGCGGCCATGGAGGAACTGGCCGCCGAGACGCTGGCCGCTCTGTCGGTGCGGACGATCGGCTCGCTGCGGCAGCACGTCTCCGCGCTCTCCGGCGGGCAGCGCCAGACCGTGGCGATCGCCAAGGCCGTGCTGTGGAACAGCAAACTGGTCATCCTCGACGAGCCGACCGCCGCGCTCGGCATGGCCCAGACCGCCCAGGTGCTCGAACTGGTCCGGCGGCTGGCCGACAACGGGCTCGCCGTGGTGCTCATCTCGCACAACATGAACGACGTCTTCGCCATCTCCGACCGGATCGCGGCCCTCTACCTCGGTCAGATGGTCGCCCAGGTCGGCACCGCGGAGGTCACGCACGCCCAGGTGGTCGAGCTGATCACGTCGGGGCGCAGCGGCAGGCTCGGCAGGACCACCGACGGGTACGGCGGCACCGGGACAGCGGGGGCCGGGGAATGACGACTCCGACGAAGACGGCCCGTCGCCGGCCGGCGGGCGCCGCCCCGCCGCCCTCCATCGGCAGCCATTTCCAGGGCTACCTCGCCCGGCTGCGGGGCGGGGACATGGGCGCGCTGCCGGTCCTGCTCGGCCTGCTCGTGCTCTGCGCATTCTTCTCGATCATCCGGCCCAATTTCCTCACCGCCGGCAACTTCGCCAACCTGTTCACCCAGGGGGCGGCCGTCGTACTGATCGCGATGGGCCTGGTGTTCGTCCTGTTGGTGGGCGAGATCGACCTCTCCGCCGGGTTCGCCAGCGGGGTCTGCGCGGCGGTGCTGGCCAACCTGCTGACGCTGCAGGGCCAGCCCTGGTACGTGGCCACCCTCGCCGCCATCGCCACGGGCGCCCTGATCGGCCTGGTGCTCGGCTTCCTGGTGGCGAAGGTCGGGATACCGTCCTTCGTGGTCACGCTCGCGGCGTTCCTCGCCTTCCAGGGCGTGATGCTGCTGCTGATCAAGGGCGGCACGAACGTGCCGGTCCAGGCGGCGCCCATCGTCGCCATCGAGAACAGGTACCTGCCACCGCTGGTCGGTTGGCTGCTGGCCGCCGTGGCCGTGACCGGCTACGCCGCCGCGCAGCTGCTGCGCCACCGCGACCGCTCCGCGCGGGGGCTGGTGACCGACCCGCTGTCGGTGGTGCTGCTCCGGATCGGCGGGCTCGCCGCCGTCCTGGGCGCGGGCGTGTACGTGCTCAACCTGGAGCGCAGCCTCAACGCCCTGATCAGCTCCAACCGCGGCATGCCGGTGGTCGTACCGTTGCTCGGCGTGCTGGGCGTCGCGCTGACGTTCCTGCTGTCCCGCACCGCGTACGGGCGGCACGTGTACGCGGTCGGCGGCAACCGGGAGGCGGCCCGCCGGGCGGGCATCGACGTGGACCGCATCCGCATCTCGGTCTTCGTGATCTGCTCGTCGATGGCGGCGGTCGGCGGCATCGTGGCGGCCAGCCGGTTCAGCTCCGTCGACGCCAACACCGGCGGCAGCGACGTGCTGCTCTACGCGGTCGGCGCGGCCGTGATCGGCGGCACCAGCCTCTTCGGCGGCAAGGGCCGGGTGATGGACGCGGTGCTCGGCGGGGCCGTGGTGGCGGTGATCGACAACGGCATGGGCCTGCTGGACGCGAGCTCCGGCGTGAAGTACGTCTTCACCGGGTTCGTGCTGCTGCTGGCCGCCGGGGTCGACGCGCTCACCCGGCGTCGCGTCGCCACCGGGAACCGCTGAGCACGCCATGCGCGCCGGGCCGAGCCAGGAGGAGATCCGCCGCCAGAACCTGGGGGCGTTGCTCCGCTACGTCCACATCCACGGCGCGACCTCGCGGGCCGAGCTGACCTCCGCCCTCGGCCTCAACCGCAGCACCATCGGGGCGCTGACCGCCGACCTCGCCAACGCCGGCCTGGTCAGCGAGGGAGCGCCGAAGGAGACCGGACGGGCGGGCCGCCCCTCGCCGGTCGTCCAGCCCGAGTGGGACCGCGTCCACGCGTACGCGTTCAGCATCGAGGTGGACCGGCTGCGGGTCGCCCGGATCGGCCTCGGCGGGGCCGTACTCGACCGCCGTGAGGTGACCCGGCCGCGCGGGCTGGTGGCCGCGGAGGCCGTCCCGCTGCTGACCGGGGCCCTCAAGGAGATGCGGGAGGCGGTGCCGGCCGGCACGATCTGCGTCGGCGCCGGGATCGCCGTCTGCGGGGTCGTCCGCCGCGCCGACGGCATGGTCCGGCTGAGCCCGCACACCGGCTGGGTGGACGAGCCGCTCGGGGCCACCCTGGCGGCCGAACTGGGTGCCGGGGCGACGGTGACGGTGGGCAACGTCGCCGACGTGTGCGCCTTCGCCGAGCACGCCCGGGGCGCGGCGGCCGGCTGCGACAACGTCCTCTACCTGTACGGGGACGTGGGCGTCGGCGCCGGCATCATCGCGGGCGGCCGGCGGCTGACCGGGCACGGCGGGTACGGCGGCGAGGTCGGCCACATGGTCGTCAACCGGGACGGGGCGCCCTGCGAGTGCGGCTCGCGCGGCTGCTGGGAGACCGAGATCGGCGAGTACGCCCTGCTGCGCGGGTCGGGCCGGGCGGCGGCCCACGGCCGGGAGGCGGTGCTCGCGGTCTTCGACGCCGCCAGCCGGGGCGACGCGCGGGCCCAGGCGGCGGTACGCCAGGCCGGCGACTGGCTCGGCTTCGGCGTGGGCAACCTGGTCAACATCTTCAACCCCGAGATGGTGATCTTCGGCGGGACGCTGCGGGACCTCTACCTCGCGGGGGCGGCCCAGGTGCGCAGCCGGCTCAACTCGGTGGCGCTGCCGGCCTGCCTGGAGCACGTCCGGCTGCGCACCCCATCGCTGGGTGACGACGCGGTCCTGATCGGCGCGGCCGAGCTGGCCTTCGATCGGCTGCTCGCCGACCCGCTGGACGCGGCCTGACGGGGACACCGGCCCGGTCGCGGGGCCGGTCCGGCGTCGTTGTCGGCGAGCGTGCCGATGAAGACGTGGTGCTCCTGGGTGACCAGCGCGACGTGCCGGCGCAGCTCGGCCAGGGGCAGCGCGTCCTTCGAGGGGGGAGATCATCGGCCGCAGCGGTGGGGCTAGGCTTTCGCCCGGATCTGCACCATCGACTGGGGACCGAGGTGTCCGACGTGACCGACCGACACGACCGACCGGGCGACCTGGTGGGCCGCTTCACCAGCGCGCGGGGGTCGGCGCAGGAATGGGACGGGCTCGTCCGCGTCGAGGTGGACGGCACCGGCGACCTGCTCGCCCTCGACCTGGATCCGCGCGTCATGCGGTACCCGGCGGCCGACCTGTCAGCGGCCATCCAGTCGGCGTTCCGGGCGGCCCGGGCCGAGGTGCAGGCGGCCCTTCAGGACCAGCTCGCCGCCTCGCCGGTACGGCTGCCGGACGGGCTCGGTCCGCTGCTGGACGACGTCGGCTTCGGCACGCAACGCCGGCTCGACGACATCACCGCCGCCGCGCAGCAGATCGCGGACCGACTGGACCGGCTCGGCTGAGGAACGGAACCGCGACGATGAAGCCGATGCACACCGAGCCCGAGGTGCTGGCCGGGGCGGCGCAGGCCGTCGCCGGCGCGGCGGTCGAGCTGGAGGGCGAGCTGTCCGCGCTGGAGAGCACGGTGACCACCGACAACCCGTGGGGCGCCGACGAGCCCGGTACCCTCTTCGGGGCCGCGTACACGGAGGTCCTCTCGCACGCGCTGGAAACCTACGGGTCGCACGTGCAACTGCTGCTCACGGCCGCCGAGGGGTTGTCCGACTGGGCGCAGCAGGTGGTCGAGACCGACCTGGCCGCCAGCGAGCTGTTCACCGGGCTGCACGGTCGGCTGGGGGCCTGAGCGTGGGCCTGGAGCTTCCCGCCGAGCTGACCGAGCCGCTGAGCTGGATCGGCCTGGAGTGGCCGCAGGCGGACGAGGAACTGCTGTTCGCCGCCGGGCAGCAGTGGCTGGCCTTCGGGATGCGGTTGCAGGGCGCCGCCGAGCGGGCGAACAGCGCGGCCGACGCGGTCTGCCAGCACAACACCGGCGACACGGTGGACGCGTTCCAGCAGTGGTGGAACCGCGACGACGGCCCGCGGCTGCGGCTGCTGGAGGACGCGATCGCGGCCCAGCTCATCGGCGCCGTCCTGATGATCTTCGCGGCGATGACGCTGGCCCTGAAGATCGCCTTCATCGTCCAGCTGATCATCCTGCTGGTGCAGGTGACCATGGCCATCGCGGCAGCCGTCGCCACCTTCGGCGCCTCCACCGCCACCGTGCCCGGGTTCGTCGCCGCCACCCGGATCATCTGCCAACGCCTGGTCAAACAGATCGTCAAACAGGTGCAGACGCTGCTCAGGCGCATCCTGGAGCAGGCCAAGCGGCTGCTGAAACTGGCCCGCAAGGTCGGCGCCAAGCGGGCCGCCCGCAAGGTCGAGCGGCAGATCGCCAACGACCTCAAGCGCGTCAACCCGAAGTTCGACACCAGCACCCCCGACTACTCGGCGAACTGCACCCACTGCGTGCAGACGTACGAGCTGCGGCGGCGGGGCATCGACGTCGAGGCGACGCCGCTGCCGAAGCCGTACCATCCCTACGGCGGCCGGCCGCTGGCCGACATCGAGAACACCTGGGGCCGCAAGTTCACCTCCGGCGGCCAGGGCGACATCGAGAAGGCGTTCGAAAACTTCGGCCCCGGCTCCCGGGGCGTCGTCGCCATCCAGTGGAAGAACGGCGGCGGCCACGTGTTCAACGTGGAGAACGTCGGCGGCAAGGTGCGCTTCGTCGACGGCCAGAACGCCGGCCGGGAGGTGTCCAGCTACTTCGGGCAGGGGCACGGCACCTCGTACGTGCGGCTCGACGACATCCCCATGCCCGGCGGTCTCACCCAGTTCACGCGACCCCCCGGATAGGATCACGCGTCATGGCTGTCACCTACGAACAGGCCCGGGAGATCGTGCGCCGGGCCACGGAGTCCGACTGGCCGGTCGGCACCTACTGCCTCGACGACCGGAACATCGTCGAGAACGACGCGTTCTACGTGTTCCAGGTCGGCGCTCGGGAGTTCCTGGTGGACGGCGACATGTCGTACGCCATGGCCGGCTCCGTCCCGGTGGTGCACAAGGCCGACGGCCGGCTGGAGTTCGTCCCGTCGTTCCAGGTCGGCACCGACCCGTCGATCCGCAACCGGCCGAACCCGGCCCCCACGCTGCGGGCCTGAACCCTCGACCGGCCGCCGGCGCTCACCTGTCGACCTGGGTGAAGTCCCAGGCGTGCGGCGGCCGGGCGACCAGGGTCGGCGGTGGGTCCGGCAGCGACCGTGGGCTGCTCCGCCACTTCGAGATCACCACCACCCGGTGGTCGGTCGAGCTGAACACCTCGCTGGACAGGTGCAGCGGGTCGTGCTCGAACTCCGGCAGCGCGGTCTCGCAGACCCAGGTGATCAGGTCTGCGAAGCCGTACGGCTCCGCCCGCGCCTCCCACATCCGTACGATCACGTCGTCCCTCCCCACCCGAGACGTCAGACGCTGACGGTGGTCAGCGGCAGGGCCGAGTCGGCCGGCAGGTCGAGCCGGCTCGGCGCGACGCCGGACGCGACCAGGTGCGAGCCGAGCGCCGCCACCATGGCCCCGTTGTCGGTGCACAGCCCCGGCCGGGGCACCCGGACCCGGACGCCGAGCTTCGCCGCCCGGTGCTCCGCCAGCGCCCGCAGCCGCGAGTTCGCGGCCACTCCCCCGCCGATCACCAGCGTCTCCACCCCGTGCGCCTGGCACGCGGCCAGCGCCTTGGCGGTGAGCACGTCGCAGACCGCCTCCTGGAACGACGCGGCGACGTCGGCCACCGGCACCGGCTCGCCCGCCCGCTCCCGGGCCTCCACCCAGCGCGCCACCGCCGTCTTCAGCCCGGAGAAGGAGAAGTCGTACCGGTGGGCGGCGAGGTCCCTGGCGGCGGTCAGCCCGCGCGGGAAGCCGATGGCGGCGGCGTCGCCGGCCCGGGCCTCCCGGTCGATGTGCGGCCCGCCGGGGAACGGCAGGCCGAGCAGCCGGGCCACCTTGTCGAACGCCTCCCCGG is part of the Micromonospora olivasterospora genome and encodes:
- a CDS encoding DUF397 domain-containing protein: MDLTRATWRKASRSNSNGGACVEVADNLPGVVAVRDSKDPTGPALTFTPASWRAFVADTRAR
- a CDS encoding THUMP-like domain-containing protein, giving the protein MDLDQLAALRTPEGSAALAAATEVAGGDPLAAAAALRSAGVPAGLAAAALTQAELRRRAAAKFGPTAAGMFLTRAGLEQATRGVVSARRARRLRAAGVRTLADLGCGLGADALAAARAGIRVYGVEADPLTAAMAAANAEAAGLAELFTVECGDATEFDVSRVDAVFCDPARRRAGTGRRIFDPNAYSPPWDFVVGLAERVPHTVVKVAPGLDHALIPAGAEAEWVSVDGDLVEAALWCGRLAEVPRRATLLHGDAAHVLTGGGAAEAPVGPVRRYVYDPDAAVVRAHLVAELAAALGATLADPTIAYLYADAPAATPFARCLEITDVLPFSLKRLRALLRERRVGRVEIRKRGSALEPERLRRDLRLAGPEPASLVLTRVADAPTVLVCRPV
- the ybaK gene encoding Cys-tRNA(Pro) deacylase, with the protein product MAGQGTPATALLTRRKIAHSTHPYDVSPDAPNYGALVAAALGVPPERVFKSLVTEVDGALAVAVVPVTGELDLKAMAAALGGKRATMADRAVAERATGYVRGGISPLGQRKRLPTVLDSSALAHDTIYVSAGRRGLQLQLSPADLVALTDAATALLAAR
- a CDS encoding sugar ABC transporter substrate-binding protein encodes the protein MRRGILTVAAAGLLTAGSLTACGGDSGGAAAGRPKPKIGVILPDSGSSNRWETADRRYLAAAFNAAGVDYDIQNAQNDKARFVTIAEQMITNGVTALMITNLDSGTGKTVLDKATQKGVATIDYDRPTLGGSAQYYVSFDNVAVGRLQGEGLVRCLTDKGVRNPVVAALNGAPTDNNAAQLKEGYDSVLGPKYAAGGYVKGPDQPVPEWNNTVGGTIFEQMLTQTGGRIDGVLAANDGLANAVISVLAKNKLNGRIPVTGQDADAQALQHILSGDQCMTVYKPIRQQAEAAAALAIALARGERKKVDQVFRDPEGNRDVPAVLLAAHPITREAVKNVIADGYVSKDAVCAGRYAALCDSAGVS
- a CDS encoding ATP-binding cassette domain-containing protein; protein product: MSETPLLELRGVDKSFGPVQVLRDVAFSVHPGQVTALVGDNGAGKSTLVKCISGIHATDAGEFFFEGRPVTVNGPRDAAGLGIEVVYQDLALCDNLDIVQNMFLGRERRRSGLVLDEAAMEELAAETLAALSVRTIGSLRQHVSALSGGQRQTVAIAKAVLWNSKLVILDEPTAALGMAQTAQVLELVRRLADNGLAVVLISHNMNDVFAISDRIAALYLGQMVAQVGTAEVTHAQVVELITSGRSGRLGRTTDGYGGTGTAGAGE
- a CDS encoding sugar ABC transporter permease, encoding MGALPVLLGLLVLCAFFSIIRPNFLTAGNFANLFTQGAAVVLIAMGLVFVLLVGEIDLSAGFASGVCAAVLANLLTLQGQPWYVATLAAIATGALIGLVLGFLVAKVGIPSFVVTLAAFLAFQGVMLLLIKGGTNVPVQAAPIVAIENRYLPPLVGWLLAAVAVTGYAAAQLLRHRDRSARGLVTDPLSVVLLRIGGLAAVLGAGVYVLNLERSLNALISSNRGMPVVVPLLGVLGVALTFLLSRTAYGRHVYAVGGNREAARRAGIDVDRIRISVFVICSSMAAVGGIVAASRFSSVDANTGGSDVLLYAVGAAVIGGTSLFGGKGRVMDAVLGGAVVAVIDNGMGLLDASSGVKYVFTGFVLLLAAGVDALTRRRVATGNR
- a CDS encoding ROK family transcriptional regulator codes for the protein MRAGPSQEEIRRQNLGALLRYVHIHGATSRAELTSALGLNRSTIGALTADLANAGLVSEGAPKETGRAGRPSPVVQPEWDRVHAYAFSIEVDRLRVARIGLGGAVLDRREVTRPRGLVAAEAVPLLTGALKEMREAVPAGTICVGAGIAVCGVVRRADGMVRLSPHTGWVDEPLGATLAAELGAGATVTVGNVADVCAFAEHARGAAAGCDNVLYLYGDVGVGAGIIAGGRRLTGHGGYGGEVGHMVVNRDGAPCECGSRGCWETEIGEYALLRGSGRAAAHGREAVLAVFDAASRGDARAQAAVRQAGDWLGFGVGNLVNIFNPEMVIFGGTLRDLYLAGAAQVRSRLNSVALPACLEHVRLRTPSLGDDAVLIGAAELAFDRLLADPLDAA
- a CDS encoding YbaB/EbfC family nucleoid-associated protein, which gives rise to MTDRHDRPGDLVGRFTSARGSAQEWDGLVRVEVDGTGDLLALDLDPRVMRYPAADLSAAIQSAFRAARAEVQAALQDQLAASPVRLPDGLGPLLDDVGFGTQRRLDDITAAAQQIADRLDRLG
- a CDS encoding toxin glutamine deamidase domain-containing protein, with protein sequence MGLELPAELTEPLSWIGLEWPQADEELLFAAGQQWLAFGMRLQGAAERANSAADAVCQHNTGDTVDAFQQWWNRDDGPRLRLLEDAIAAQLIGAVLMIFAAMTLALKIAFIVQLIILLVQVTMAIAAAVATFGASTATVPGFVAATRIICQRLVKQIVKQVQTLLRRILEQAKRLLKLARKVGAKRAARKVERQIANDLKRVNPKFDTSTPDYSANCTHCVQTYELRRRGIDVEATPLPKPYHPYGGRPLADIENTWGRKFTSGGQGDIEKAFENFGPGSRGVVAIQWKNGGGHVFNVENVGGKVRFVDGQNAGREVSSYFGQGHGTSYVRLDDIPMPGGLTQFTRPPG
- the tsaD gene encoding tRNA (adenosine(37)-N6)-threonylcarbamoyltransferase complex transferase subunit TsaD produces the protein MADEPLILGIETSCDETGVGIVRGHTLLADALASSVQEHARFGGVVPEVASRAHLEAIVPTMDRALAEAGVTIADIDAIAVTAGPGLAGALLVGVAAAKGYALAAEKPVYGVNHLAAHVAVDALEHGPLPQPAVALLVSGGHSSLLLVDDLARGVTPLGATIDDAAGEAFDKVARLLGLPFPGGPHIDREARAGDAAAIGFPRGLTAARDLAAHRYDFSFSGLKTAVARWVEARERAGEPVPVADVAASFQEAVCDVLTAKALAACQAHGVETLVIGGGVAANSRLRALAEHRAAKLGVRVRVPRPGLCTDNGAMVAALGSHLVASGVAPSRLDLPADSALPLTTVSV